One Fusobacterium ulcerans DNA segment encodes these proteins:
- a CDS encoding HD domain-containing protein, producing MGKKVIKDLIHSYITIDIDVQKIVDTPSFQRLKRIKQLTCEYLFPSLNHTRYEHSLGVMKLACDFFDSLNKNMDNFGISKEQIENYRFHIKFAALLHDVGHAPLSHLGESFYDKEEIYKSLIENLSSEKEADKIFKDKKGNIVGSPHELMSCLCIIRKLRPALTEMNPNINIELICRIIIGNQYHDKNLWLENILIEIVNSKTIDVDKLDYLIRDNHMSGYIAPRIDIERLFSCTFIGEDKKLKYSSKAIPAMQSVVDSRDLLYLWVYNHHISVYTEFIIRDILGHFMKLYEEQNGKYPEEMNKKEFFSTEAIIDNLVIDDDIYSHLRKAYLASLKGKTVEYTSVVMKQLMERKFLKPLWKTIYEYECLEDELELEKLVTDRLDAILKDNEKIKKIVGEIGEALNLKKGEIFIITRYNKFYHAVSEAKIYVSLNGEDKLLSDLLPQKSFKRFSNISFYIFGPGEKKEEIKKLFLKIIKNEL from the coding sequence ATGGGAAAAAAAGTAATTAAAGATTTAATACACAGCTATATCACAATAGATATTGATGTTCAAAAAATTGTAGATACTCCATCTTTTCAGAGATTGAAAAGGATAAAACAGCTTACTTGCGAATATCTTTTCCCTTCTCTCAACCACACAAGATATGAGCACTCCCTCGGAGTAATGAAACTGGCTTGTGATTTTTTCGACTCTTTAAATAAAAATATGGATAATTTTGGAATCTCTAAAGAACAGATAGAAAATTATAGATTTCATATAAAATTTGCTGCTCTTCTGCATGATGTAGGACATGCTCCCCTTTCTCATCTGGGAGAATCTTTTTATGACAAGGAAGAAATTTACAAGTCATTAATTGAAAACCTTTCAAGTGAAAAAGAAGCTGACAAAATATTTAAAGATAAAAAGGGAAATATTGTAGGAAGCCCTCATGAATTAATGTCATGTCTATGTATTATAAGAAAATTGAGACCTGCTCTTACAGAAATGAATCCCAATATAAATATAGAATTAATTTGCAGAATAATAATAGGTAATCAGTATCATGATAAAAATTTATGGCTGGAAAATATTCTCATAGAAATAGTCAATTCTAAAACAATAGATGTAGATAAGCTTGATTATTTAATCAGAGACAATCATATGAGTGGATACATAGCTCCTAGAATTGATATTGAAAGACTTTTCTCATGTACTTTCATAGGTGAAGATAAAAAATTAAAATACAGTTCTAAAGCTATCCCTGCTATGCAGTCTGTTGTTGATTCAAGAGATTTGCTCTATCTTTGGGTATATAACCACCATATCTCTGTTTACACTGAATTTATCATAAGAGATATACTTGGTCATTTTATGAAGCTCTATGAGGAGCAAAATGGAAAATATCCTGAAGAGATGAATAAAAAAGAGTTCTTCTCTACTGAAGCAATAATAGATAATTTAGTAATAGATGATGATATCTACTCTCATTTAAGAAAAGCATACTTGGCTTCTCTCAAAGGAAAAACTGTTGAATACACTTCTGTTGTTATGAAGCAGCTAATGGAAAGAAAATTCTTAAAACCTCTATGGAAAACTATTTATGAATATGAATGTCTGGAAGATGAGCTGGAACTGGAAAAGTTGGTAACAGACAGATTAGATGCAATATTAAAAGATAATGAAAAAATAAAAAAAATAGTTGGAGAAATAGGAGAAGCTCTTAACCTAAAAAAAGGCGAAATATTTATAATAACAAGATACAATAAATTTTATCATGCAGTATCTGAAGCTAAAATATATGTATCTCTTAATGGAGAAGATAAACTTCTCTCAGATCTTCTCCCACAAAAAAGTTTCAAAAGATTCAGTAATATATCATTTTATATATTTGGTCCTGGAGAAAAGAAAGAAGAAATTAAAAAGTTATTTCTGAAAATAATAAAAAATGAATTGTAA
- a CDS encoding cytochrome c biogenesis protein CcdA, with protein sequence MFNDILLTDNINFILVFLGGIFSFFSPCIIPLLPVYMSYLSGNTAVTDENGNLSYNQKKVFIHTIFFILGISAAFFILGLSFSKLGGFFNSNRVLFTRISGVLILFLGLFQIGLLKNNFMEREHRIGFDSKEINPLIAFIIGFTFSFAWTPCIGPVLSTVLIMASGAKTAFMGNMLILVYTLGFVIPFLLLGVFTTKILNFLKAKKSFLKYSIKISGAILIIIGIMTLSGFNLNILAAGQQPQNANADYIAKAEEPAKEAKEEKLPAFDFELKDQYGNTHKLSDYKGKVVFLNFWATWCPPCREEMPHIEEIYKEYGYNKNDVVILGVASPATAENPSPQDESEEKIKAFLTKNNYTFPVVFDVKGEILRNYYINAFPTTFMIDREGNIMGYVAGGLSKENMKKIIEMTLNNEK encoded by the coding sequence ATGTTTAATGATATACTTTTAACAGATAACATTAATTTTATTTTAGTTTTTTTAGGAGGAATATTTTCATTCTTTTCTCCCTGTATTATTCCACTTTTACCTGTTTATATGAGCTATCTCTCAGGAAATACTGCTGTGACAGATGAAAATGGAAATCTTTCTTATAATCAGAAAAAGGTATTCATTCACACTATTTTCTTTATTCTTGGTATATCAGCAGCTTTCTTTATTCTAGGGCTCTCTTTTTCTAAATTAGGAGGTTTCTTTAATTCCAATAGAGTTCTTTTCACTAGAATAAGTGGAGTACTTATTTTATTTCTAGGTCTATTCCAAATAGGTTTATTAAAAAATAATTTCATGGAAAGAGAACATAGAATAGGTTTTGACTCTAAAGAAATAAATCCACTAATTGCTTTTATTATAGGCTTTACTTTTAGCTTTGCATGGACACCATGCATAGGACCAGTGCTGTCTACTGTTCTTATTATGGCATCTGGAGCTAAAACTGCTTTTATGGGTAATATGCTCATATTAGTATACACTTTAGGATTTGTTATTCCATTTTTACTTCTAGGAGTATTTACAACAAAAATTTTAAACTTTTTAAAAGCAAAAAAATCTTTCTTAAAATACAGTATAAAAATCAGTGGAGCTATTTTAATAATAATTGGAATTATGACTTTAAGCGGATTTAATTTGAATATATTAGCTGCTGGACAGCAGCCACAAAATGCAAATGCAGACTATATTGCTAAAGCAGAAGAACCAGCCAAAGAAGCTAAGGAAGAAAAACTTCCAGCTTTTGATTTTGAGCTGAAAGATCAATATGGAAATACTCATAAACTTTCAGACTATAAGGGAAAAGTTGTTTTTCTTAATTTCTGGGCTACATGGTGCCCTCCTTGCAGAGAAGAAATGCCTCATATAGAAGAAATCTATAAGGAATATGGCTACAATAAAAATGATGTTGTTATATTAGGAGTTGCAAGTCCAGCAACTGCTGAAAATCCTTCACCCCAAGATGAATCAGAAGAAAAAATAAAAGCTTTTCTTACTAAAAATAATTATACATTTCCTGTAGTATTTGATGTAAAAGGAGAGATTTTAAGAAATTATTATATCAATGCTTTTCCTACTACTTTTATGATAGATAGAGAAGGAAATATAATGGGATATGTTGCAGGTGGTCTATCTAAAGAAAATATGAAAAAAATAATCGAAATGACATTAAATAACGAAAAATAA
- a CDS encoding nitroreductase family protein codes for MSNKSFMDVLKNRRTIYTLSKETTIPNEKIEEIIKDAVKHVPSAFNNQSARVMILYGENHKKLWEIVMNTLRKVVPAGNFETTENKIKGLANSYGTVLFFDSTRTTKELMEKFPLYRDNFPVWAEQSNGMLQFAIWALLEEQGLGASLQHYNPLIDDEVKDVFGIPKSWKLIAQMPFGKPTAPATGKEFLPIEKRVIIL; via the coding sequence ATGAGTAATAAAAGTTTTATGGATGTGTTGAAAAACAGAAGGACTATATATACTCTTTCTAAAGAAACAACTATTCCTAATGAAAAAATAGAAGAAATAATAAAAGATGCAGTAAAACATGTTCCATCTGCATTTAATAATCAAAGTGCAAGAGTTATGATACTTTATGGGGAAAACCACAAAAAATTATGGGAAATTGTTATGAATACTCTTCGTAAAGTAGTACCCGCTGGAAATTTTGAAACAACTGAAAATAAGATTAAAGGATTGGCTAATTCTTATGGAACAGTTCTTTTCTTTGACTCTACTAGAACAACAAAAGAACTTATGGAGAAATTCCCTTTATATAGAGATAATTTTCCAGTGTGGGCTGAACAATCTAATGGAATGTTGCAGTTTGCTATATGGGCTCTTCTTGAAGAACAAGGATTAGGAGCAAGTCTTCAACATTACAATCCTTTGATTGATGATGAAGTAAAAGATGTCTTTGGAATACCTAAATCTTGGAAACTTATAGCACAAATGCCTTTTGGAAAACCAACTGCTCCTGCAACTGGTAAAGAGTTTCTTCCAATAGAAAAAAGAGTTATAATTTTATAA
- a CDS encoding flavocytochrome c: MNKKRILALMLCAALSISAFGVEFKEGTYVGEAKGYRGEVKVEVKTSKNKIEEVKVIKNTDTPIISESAAKKVPEQIVKYQSLRVDGVSGATGTSRALTSAVRNALKNSGADLKELNKKPVIEAKKLVKETQNKDVVVIGAGGAGLVAAIEAKNNGAKNVIVLEKMAFAGGNTLISGGEYAAPNNWVQVKKGLKDSNDAFYNDILKGGDNEGDPKLVRVLADNALSGAEWLKDYINMTFEDRQMFFGGHSVERSLVPQGATGVEMISKLLAKAEELNIPVLYETPATELIVDKGRVTGVKAVSEDKEYTFLAKDGVILATGGFGSNLEMRVKYNKDVDENILSTNTVGITGDGITMAEKIGAQLEDMPFIQTYPTCDPISGALLYFGDVRLVGGSILVNQEGKRFVEELERRDVISMAIKNQTGNAAYQFCDEAQVKLSGVAEHHADEVNYLFNNKLLVKADTIKEAADFFGIDAAELEKTVAKYNQYAKDGKDLEFNKRGKLTPFEAKGPFYIMKAVPAVHHTMGGVKIDENARVINTKGKVIKGLYGAGEVTGDIHGTNRLGSDAIADITVFGRIAGQNVVKDNK; this comes from the coding sequence ATGAATAAAAAAAGAATTTTAGCTCTTATGCTATGTGCAGCTTTGAGTATTTCAGCTTTTGGAGTTGAATTCAAAGAAGGAACATATGTAGGTGAAGCTAAAGGATACAGAGGAGAGGTAAAAGTTGAAGTAAAAACTTCTAAAAATAAAATTGAAGAAGTAAAGGTAATAAAAAATACTGATACTCCTATAATCTCTGAATCAGCAGCAAAAAAAGTTCCTGAACAAATAGTAAAATATCAATCTTTAAGAGTAGACGGAGTCTCTGGTGCTACTGGTACAAGCAGAGCTCTTACTTCAGCTGTAAGAAATGCTCTTAAAAATTCTGGAGCTGATCTTAAAGAATTAAATAAAAAACCTGTTATAGAAGCTAAAAAATTAGTAAAAGAAACTCAAAATAAAGATGTAGTTGTAATTGGAGCAGGGGGAGCAGGTCTTGTTGCTGCTATTGAAGCTAAAAATAATGGTGCTAAAAATGTAATTGTACTTGAAAAAATGGCTTTTGCTGGAGGAAATACTCTTATATCTGGTGGAGAATATGCTGCCCCTAACAACTGGGTACAGGTTAAAAAAGGATTAAAAGACAGCAATGATGCTTTCTATAATGATATACTAAAAGGTGGAGACAACGAAGGTGATCCTAAATTAGTAAGAGTTCTAGCTGATAATGCCCTAAGCGGTGCTGAATGGTTAAAGGACTACATCAACATGACTTTTGAAGACAGACAGATGTTCTTTGGTGGACACTCTGTAGAGAGAAGTCTTGTTCCTCAAGGGGCTACTGGAGTTGAAATGATATCTAAGCTTCTTGCTAAAGCTGAAGAATTAAATATTCCTGTATTATATGAAACTCCTGCTACAGAACTTATAGTTGATAAGGGAAGAGTTACAGGAGTAAAAGCAGTAAGTGAAGATAAAGAATATACTTTCCTTGCTAAAGATGGAGTTATCCTAGCTACTGGTGGATTTGGTTCTAATCTTGAAATGAGAGTTAAATACAACAAAGATGTAGATGAAAATATTCTTTCTACAAACACAGTTGGAATAACTGGTGATGGAATAACTATGGCTGAAAAAATAGGTGCACAGCTTGAAGATATGCCGTTTATCCAAACTTACCCTACTTGTGATCCTATAAGTGGAGCTCTTCTTTACTTTGGAGATGTAAGACTTGTTGGTGGAAGTATTCTTGTTAATCAGGAAGGAAAACGTTTTGTTGAAGAATTAGAAAGAAGAGACGTTATCTCTATGGCTATAAAAAACCAAACTGGAAATGCTGCTTACCAATTCTGTGATGAAGCACAGGTAAAATTAAGCGGAGTAGCTGAGCACCATGCTGATGAAGTAAACTACTTATTTAATAATAAACTTTTAGTTAAAGCTGATACTATCAAAGAAGCTGCTGATTTCTTTGGAATAGATGCTGCTGAACTTGAAAAAACTGTAGCAAAGTATAATCAATATGCTAAAGATGGAAAAGATCTTGAATTTAATAAAAGAGGAAAACTTACTCCATTTGAAGCAAAAGGGCCTTTCTATATTATGAAAGCTGTTCCTGCTGTACATCATACAATGGGTGGAGTAAAAATTGATGAGAATGCAAGAGTTATAAATACTAAAGGTAAAGTAATAAAAGGACTTTATGGAGCTGGAGAAGTTACTGGAGATATCCATGGAACTAATCGTCTAGGTAGTGATGCAATTGCTGATATTACAGTATTTGGAAGAATTGCTGGACAAAATGTAGTTAAAGATAATAAATAA
- a CDS encoding TrmB family transcriptional regulator → MQDVVDKLMNFGFTRTEAIVYITLLKSGKTNGYKLAKELNLSRSTVYQALESLYKNGYIFMIPNGSKEYEAKEPEKIFEEIEKKFHKNAESIKKQLKNIERPLKKDYYLRIEGYENIIHTLHNVIKDAKKEIYLNTDFNLEIMEADLKEAVKRGVRIIIFSFNKLEDIGEDIEYYHKTELKETHKNPKRIMMVTDLHNSFVVTNTGDKMIGTLTDNEVYVQIISEHIHSDIYMARLAEIYEKSFEKKISINSLHEKKNFIQ, encoded by the coding sequence ATGCAAGATGTGGTAGACAAATTAATGAATTTTGGATTTACCAGAACAGAAGCTATAGTCTATATAACCTTGCTGAAATCAGGAAAAACAAATGGTTATAAGTTAGCTAAGGAACTAAATCTCTCAAGATCCACTGTGTATCAGGCTTTAGAGTCTTTATATAAAAATGGATATATATTCATGATCCCTAATGGAAGTAAAGAATATGAGGCAAAAGAACCAGAAAAGATCTTTGAAGAAATAGAAAAAAAATTTCATAAAAATGCTGAAAGTATAAAAAAGCAGCTTAAAAATATAGAAAGACCTTTAAAGAAAGATTATTATCTAAGAATAGAAGGTTATGAAAACATTATTCATACTCTTCATAATGTAATAAAAGACGCTAAAAAAGAAATATATTTAAATACAGACTTCAACCTTGAAATAATGGAAGCTGATTTAAAAGAAGCAGTTAAAAGAGGAGTTAGAATTATAATATTTTCTTTTAATAAACTAGAAGATATTGGGGAAGATATAGAGTATTATCACAAAACTGAATTGAAAGAAACTCATAAAAATCCAAAAAGAATAATGATGGTAACAGATCTTCATAACAGTTTCGTAGTGACCAATACTGGCGATAAAATGATAGGTACTCTCACAGACAATGAAGTCTATGTACAAATAATCTCTGAGCATATACATAGTGATATCTACATGGCAAGACTAGCTGAAATATATGAAAAATCTTTCGAAAAGAAAATCAGTATAAACAGCCTTCATGAAAAGAAAAACTTTATTCAGTAA
- the malQ gene encoding 4-alpha-glucanotransferase — translation MFERSSGILMHITSLPSKYGIGDFGKKAYEFVDFLERSEQKLWQILPMGPTGYGDSPYQSFSAFAGNPYFIDLEEFVELEYIDDNDLTPLREINYDDNLDYEQVNERKTKLLKNIFEIFLKKIEKNVEIEGDFKSFKEKNAYWLDNYVLYMALKEKFSGKSWQNWPKYYKYRNLKKIEKNDEKMKKNIDYFSFVQYTFYNQWFRLKSYANSKGISIIGDIPIFVATDSADTWSESKIFQFDKYKRPKRVSGCPPDYFSKDGQLWGNVLYDWKYLKKTNYDWWIKRIAYCFEIYDIVRIDHFRGFEAYWSIPAKDATAVRGHWEKGPGMDFFRAVERRLGKLPIIAEDLGLLTERVKKLLKRSGFPGMKVLEFAFDSEDSDYLPHKYEENCVAYTGTHDNNTVTGWYETISPETKNYCDEYLKKYLSKFESDYWLPINLRFIDAIWASKANIVIAQMQDFIGLGENGRMNAPSTLGKNWKWRLDEKYITDELCNGIKMVTRKFKR, via the coding sequence ATGTTTGAAAGAAGCAGCGGTATATTAATGCATATAACTTCTCTTCCTAGTAAATATGGAATAGGAGACTTTGGAAAAAAAGCATATGAATTTGTAGATTTTCTTGAAAGATCTGAACAGAAATTATGGCAGATACTTCCTATGGGGCCTACAGGATATGGAGATTCACCTTATCAATCTTTCTCAGCCTTTGCAGGAAATCCCTATTTTATAGATTTGGAAGAATTTGTAGAGCTTGAATATATAGATGATAATGATCTTACTCCTTTAAGAGAGATCAATTATGATGATAATCTCGACTATGAACAGGTAAATGAAAGAAAAACTAAACTTTTAAAAAATATTTTTGAAATTTTCTTGAAAAAAATAGAAAAAAATGTTGAAATAGAGGGAGACTTCAAAAGTTTTAAAGAAAAAAATGCTTACTGGTTGGACAACTATGTTTTGTATATGGCATTGAAAGAAAAATTTTCTGGAAAATCATGGCAGAACTGGCCTAAATATTACAAATATAGAAATTTAAAAAAAATTGAAAAAAATGATGAAAAAATGAAAAAAAATATAGATTATTTTTCATTTGTGCAATATACTTTCTATAATCAATGGTTTAGATTGAAATCTTATGCAAATTCCAAAGGAATAAGCATAATTGGAGATATTCCTATTTTCGTAGCAACAGATAGTGCTGATACATGGAGTGAATCAAAAATATTCCAATTTGATAAATATAAAAGACCAAAAAGAGTATCAGGATGTCCTCCAGACTATTTCAGCAAAGATGGACAGTTGTGGGGAAATGTACTGTATGATTGGAAATATCTTAAAAAAACAAATTATGACTGGTGGATAAAAAGAATAGCTTACTGTTTTGAGATATATGACATTGTCAGAATAGATCATTTCAGAGGATTTGAAGCTTATTGGAGTATTCCAGCAAAAGATGCTACTGCTGTGAGAGGACACTGGGAAAAAGGTCCTGGAATGGATTTCTTCAGAGCAGTTGAAAGAAGACTTGGAAAACTTCCAATAATAGCTGAGGATTTAGGACTTCTTACTGAAAGAGTAAAAAAACTTTTAAAAAGGAGTGGTTTTCCTGGAATGAAAGTGCTTGAATTCGCTTTCGATTCAGAAGACAGCGATTACCTGCCTCATAAATATGAAGAAAATTGTGTAGCATATACTGGAACTCACGATAATAATACTGTAACTGGATGGTATGAAACTATCTCACCAGAAACTAAAAACTATTGTGATGAATACTTAAAAAAATATCTTAGTAAATTTGAAAGTGATTACTGGCTTCCTATCAATTTAAGATTCATTGATGCTATTTGGGCATCAAAAGCAAATATAGTAATAGCTCAGATGCAGGACTTTATTGGTCTGGGAGAAAATGGAAGAATGAATGCTCCATCTACATTAGGAAAAAACTGGAAATGGAGACTTGATGAAAAATATATTACTGATGAATTGTGCAATGGGATAAAAATGGTGACTAGAAAATTTAAAAGATAA
- a CDS encoding glycogen/starch/alpha-glucan phosphorylase has protein sequence MKIEKNELKKQIEKYVKISFGKDITEANEFEIYRALGQAIIEEISEDWFETKKLYSQKKQAFYLSAEFLMGRALGNNLINLGLLNEVKEVLAEYGIDYNKVEDEEEDSALGNGGLGRLAACFLDSLATLNLPGQGYGIRYRNGIFNQTFKDGYQVEKPETWLKYGDVWSIERPADEVIVSFGDEDVRAVPYDMPIIGYGTKNINTLRLWEAHSIVDLDLGKFNQQDYLHATQEKTRAEDISRVLYPNDSTDEGKKLRLKQQYFFVSASLQDILRKFKKIHGRDFDKFAEFTAIQLNDTHPVIAIPELMRLLLDVEGVSWEKAWGIVEKTFSYTNHTILAEALEKWWVGLYEQVVPRVYQITQGINDQLKGFLAEKFPNDPARQGRMAVIQGNMIHMAWLAIYGSHTINGVAALHTEILKKKELKDWYEIYPEKFQNKTNGITQRRWLLQSNPQLAKLITELLGDGWITDLSQLKRLEEYIDDEGILRRILEIKHDKKIELVNYLRETQGIEINPNSIFDMQIKRLHEYKRQLLNIFHVIGLYHKLKLNPSMEFNPVTYIYGAKAAPGYLMAKGIIRLINEVAQVVNRDPDVNGKLKIVFVENYRVSVAEKLFPAADISEQISTAGKEASGTGNMKFMLNGALTIGTLDGANVEIVEEAGIENNYIFGLKVNEIEEMRTKGYDPHVPYNNVQGLKRIVDSLIDGTFNDLGTGIYGNIHRSLMENAPWQQADQYFVLEDFEAYRKAHKTINKEYRDRIGWAKKQLMNIANAGKFSSDRTIKEYADEIWHIEPAKL, from the coding sequence ATGAAAATTGAAAAGAACGAACTGAAGAAGCAAATTGAAAAATATGTAAAAATAAGTTTTGGTAAAGACATAACTGAAGCCAACGAATTTGAAATTTACAGAGCTTTAGGGCAGGCTATTATTGAAGAGATTTCTGAAGACTGGTTTGAAACTAAAAAACTTTATTCACAAAAGAAGCAGGCATTTTATCTTTCAGCTGAATTTCTTATGGGTAGAGCATTAGGAAATAACCTTATCAACCTTGGATTATTAAATGAGGTAAAAGAAGTGCTGGCAGAATATGGTATTGATTACAATAAGGTAGAAGATGAGGAAGAAGATTCAGCTTTAGGAAATGGAGGGCTGGGAAGACTGGCTGCATGTTTCTTAGATTCCCTTGCAACTCTTAACCTACCTGGACAAGGGTATGGTATCAGATATAGAAATGGTATCTTTAACCAGACTTTCAAAGATGGATATCAAGTAGAAAAACCTGAAACTTGGTTAAAATATGGAGATGTATGGTCTATAGAAAGACCAGCTGATGAAGTAATCGTAAGTTTTGGAGATGAAGATGTAAGAGCTGTTCCTTATGATATGCCTATAATAGGATATGGAACTAAAAATATAAATACTTTGAGACTTTGGGAAGCTCATTCAATAGTAGACCTTGATCTTGGAAAATTTAATCAGCAGGATTATCTTCATGCTACTCAGGAAAAAACAAGAGCAGAAGATATATCAAGAGTCCTTTATCCTAATGACTCAACTGATGAAGGTAAAAAACTGAGACTGAAGCAGCAGTATTTCTTTGTATCTGCTTCATTGCAGGATATCCTAAGGAAATTCAAAAAAATCCATGGAAGAGATTTTGATAAATTTGCTGAATTTACAGCTATTCAATTAAATGATACTCATCCTGTTATAGCTATTCCTGAATTAATGAGACTTCTTTTAGATGTAGAGGGAGTGTCTTGGGAAAAGGCATGGGGAATAGTTGAAAAAACTTTCTCATATACTAACCATACAATACTTGCAGAAGCTCTTGAAAAATGGTGGGTTGGACTTTATGAGCAGGTTGTACCAAGAGTATATCAGATAACTCAGGGGATAAATGATCAACTAAAAGGATTCCTTGCTGAAAAATTTCCTAATGATCCAGCTAGACAAGGAAGAATGGCTGTCATACAGGGAAATATGATTCATATGGCATGGCTTGCTATTTATGGAAGCCACACAATAAATGGAGTTGCTGCTCTTCATACAGAAATTCTTAAAAAGAAAGAATTAAAAGACTGGTATGAAATATATCCTGAGAAATTCCAAAATAAGACTAATGGGATAACACAAAGAAGATGGCTTCTTCAATCAAATCCACAACTAGCAAAGCTGATAACTGAACTCCTTGGAGATGGATGGATCACTGATTTGAGCCAGTTAAAAAGATTAGAAGAATATATTGATGATGAGGGAATTTTAAGAAGAATCCTTGAAATCAAACATGATAAAAAAATAGAATTAGTTAATTATTTAAGAGAAACTCAAGGAATAGAAATTAATCCAAACTCAATATTTGACATGCAGATAAAGAGACTTCATGAATATAAAAGACAGCTTTTAAATATATTCCATGTTATTGGACTGTATCATAAATTAAAATTAAATCCATCTATGGAATTTAATCCAGTTACTTATATCTATGGAGCAAAGGCTGCCCCAGGATATTTGATGGCTAAAGGTATAATCAGGCTTATCAATGAAGTAGCTCAAGTTGTAAACAGAGACCCTGATGTAAATGGAAAATTAAAAATAGTTTTTGTTGAAAACTATAGAGTATCAGTAGCAGAGAAATTATTCCCAGCAGCTGATATCTCTGAACAGATATCTACAGCTGGAAAAGAAGCTTCTGGAACTGGAAATATGAAATTTATGCTGAATGGTGCTTTAACTATTGGAACTTTAGATGGTGCCAATGTGGAAATAGTAGAAGAAGCAGGAATAGAAAATAACTATATCTTCGGATTAAAAGTTAATGAAATAGAAGAAATGAGAACTAAAGGATATGACCCTCATGTTCCGTACAATAATGTACAAGGGTTGAAAAGAATAGTGGATTCATTGATTGATGGTACTTTTAACGATCTTGGAACTGGAATCTATGGAAATATTCATAGATCTCTTATGGAAAATGCTCCTTGGCAGCAAGCTGACCAATACTTTGTATTAGAAGATTTTGAAGCTTACAGAAAGGCTCATAAAACTATCAATAAAGAATACAGAGATAGAATAGGATGGGCTAAAAAACAGCTTATGAATATTGCTAATGCAGGAAAATTCTCATCTGACAGAACTATAAAAGAATATGCAGACGAAATATGGCATATAGAACCAGCTAAACTATAG